From Meles meles chromosome 5, mMelMel3.1 paternal haplotype, whole genome shotgun sequence, one genomic window encodes:
- the FLOT1 gene encoding flotillin-1 isoform X1: protein MFFTCGPNEAMVVSGFCRSPPVMVAGGRVFVLPCIQQIQRISLNTLTLNVKSEKVYTRHGVPISVTGIAQVKIQGQNKEMLAAACQMFLGKTEAEIAHIALETLEGHQRAIMAHMTVEEIYKDRQKFSEQVFKVASSDLVNMGISVVSYTLKDIHDDQDYLHSLGKARTAQVQKDARIGEAEAKRDAGIREAKAKQEKVSAQYLSEIEMAKAQRDYELKKAAYDIEVNTRRAQADLAYQLQVAKTKQQIEEQRVQVQVVERAQQVAVQEQEIARREKELEARVRKPAEAERYKLERLAEAEKSQLIMQAEAEAESVRMRGEAEAFAIGARARAEAEQMAKKAEAFQLYREAAQLDMLLEKLPQVAEEISGPLTSANKITLVSSGGGTMGAAKVTGEVLDILTRLPESVERLTGVSISQVNHKPLRTA from the exons ATGTTTTTCACCTGTGGCCCAAATGAGGCCATGGTGGTCTCCG GTTTCTGCCGAAGCCCCCCAGTCATGGTGGCTGGAGGACGTGTCTTTGTCCTGCCCTGCATCCAGCAAATCCAGAG GATCTCTCTCAACACACTGACCCTCAATGTCAAGAGTGAAAAGGTTTACACTCGCCATGGGGTCCCCATCTCAGTCACTGGCATTGCCCAG GTGAAAATCCAGGGGCAGAACAAGGAGATGTTGGCAGCTGCCTGCCAGATGTTCCTGGGGAAGACAGAGGCTGAGATTGCCCACATTGCACTGGAGACTCTGGAGGGCCACCAGAGGGCTATCATGGCTCACATGACTGTGGAG GAGATATATAAGGACAGACAGAAATTTTCAGAGCAAGTTTTCAAAGTGGCCTCCTCAGACCTGGTCAACATGGGCATCAGTGTGGTTAGCTACACCCTGAAGGACATTCATGATGATCAG GACTATTTACACTCCTTAGGGAAGGCTAGAACAGCTCAAGTCCAAAAGGATGCTCGGATTGGGGAGGCAGAAGCCAAAAGAGACGCTGGGATCCGG GAAGCCAAAGCTAAGCAGGAGAAGGTGTCTGCCCAATACCTGAGTGAGATCGAGATGGCCAAGGCACAGAGAGACTATGAGCTAAAGAAGGCTGCATATGACATCGAGGTCAACACCCGCCGTGCACAGGCTGACCTCGCCTATCAGCTTCAG GTGGCCAAAACTAAGCAGCAGATCGAGGAGCAGCGGGTCCAGGTGCAGGTGGTGGAGCGGGCCCAGCAGGTGGCAGTGCAGGAACAGGAGATCGCCCGCCGAGAGAAGGAGCTGGAGGCCCGAGTTCGGAAGCCCGCGGAAGCTGAGCGTTACAAGCTGGAGCGCCTAGCTGAGGCAGAGAA GTCCCAGCTAATCATGCAAGCTGAGGCAGAAGCTGAGTCTGTAAGG ATGCGTGGGGAGGCCGAGGCCTTTGCCATAGGGGCTCGAGCTCGGGCTGAGGCCGAGCAGATGGCCAAGAAGGCAGAAGCATTCCAGCTGTACCGCGAGGCTGCTCAGCTGGACATGCTGCTGGAGAAGCTGCCCCAG GTAGCAGAGGAGATCAGTGGTCCCCTGACCTCAGCCAATAAGATCACACTGGTGTCCAGTGGAGGTGGGACCATGGGGGCGGCCAAAGTGACCGGGGAAGTACTGGACATCCTGACTCGCCTGCCGGAGAGCGTGGAGAGACTCACAGGCGTCAGCATCTCCCAG GTTAACCACAAGCCTTTGCGAACAGCCTGA
- the FLOT1 gene encoding flotillin-1 isoform X2, whose protein sequence is MFFTCGPNEAMVVSGFCRSPPVMVAGGRVFVLPCIQQIQRISLNTLTLNVKSEKVYTRHGVPISVTGIAQVKIQGQNKEMLAAACQMFLGKTEAEIAHIALETLEGHQRAIMAHMTVEEIYKDRQKFSEQVFKVASSDLVNMGISVVSYTLKDIHDDQDYLHSLGKARTAQVQKDARIGEAEAKRDAGIREAKAKQEKVSAQYLSEIEMAKAQRDYELKKAAYDIEVNTRRAQADLAYQLQVAKTKQQIEEQRVQVQVVERAQQVAVQEQEIARREKELEARVRKPAEAERYKLERLAEAEKSQLIMQAEAEAESVRMRGEAEAFAIGARARAEAEQMAKKAEAFQLYREAAQLDMLLEKLPQVAEEISGPLTSANKITLVSSGGGTMGAAKVTGEVLDILTRLPESVERLTGVSISQ, encoded by the exons ATGTTTTTCACCTGTGGCCCAAATGAGGCCATGGTGGTCTCCG GTTTCTGCCGAAGCCCCCCAGTCATGGTGGCTGGAGGACGTGTCTTTGTCCTGCCCTGCATCCAGCAAATCCAGAG GATCTCTCTCAACACACTGACCCTCAATGTCAAGAGTGAAAAGGTTTACACTCGCCATGGGGTCCCCATCTCAGTCACTGGCATTGCCCAG GTGAAAATCCAGGGGCAGAACAAGGAGATGTTGGCAGCTGCCTGCCAGATGTTCCTGGGGAAGACAGAGGCTGAGATTGCCCACATTGCACTGGAGACTCTGGAGGGCCACCAGAGGGCTATCATGGCTCACATGACTGTGGAG GAGATATATAAGGACAGACAGAAATTTTCAGAGCAAGTTTTCAAAGTGGCCTCCTCAGACCTGGTCAACATGGGCATCAGTGTGGTTAGCTACACCCTGAAGGACATTCATGATGATCAG GACTATTTACACTCCTTAGGGAAGGCTAGAACAGCTCAAGTCCAAAAGGATGCTCGGATTGGGGAGGCAGAAGCCAAAAGAGACGCTGGGATCCGG GAAGCCAAAGCTAAGCAGGAGAAGGTGTCTGCCCAATACCTGAGTGAGATCGAGATGGCCAAGGCACAGAGAGACTATGAGCTAAAGAAGGCTGCATATGACATCGAGGTCAACACCCGCCGTGCACAGGCTGACCTCGCCTATCAGCTTCAG GTGGCCAAAACTAAGCAGCAGATCGAGGAGCAGCGGGTCCAGGTGCAGGTGGTGGAGCGGGCCCAGCAGGTGGCAGTGCAGGAACAGGAGATCGCCCGCCGAGAGAAGGAGCTGGAGGCCCGAGTTCGGAAGCCCGCGGAAGCTGAGCGTTACAAGCTGGAGCGCCTAGCTGAGGCAGAGAA GTCCCAGCTAATCATGCAAGCTGAGGCAGAAGCTGAGTCTGTAAGG ATGCGTGGGGAGGCCGAGGCCTTTGCCATAGGGGCTCGAGCTCGGGCTGAGGCCGAGCAGATGGCCAAGAAGGCAGAAGCATTCCAGCTGTACCGCGAGGCTGCTCAGCTGGACATGCTGCTGGAGAAGCTGCCCCAG GTAGCAGAGGAGATCAGTGGTCCCCTGACCTCAGCCAATAAGATCACACTGGTGTCCAGTGGAGGTGGGACCATGGGGGCGGCCAAAGTGACCGGGGAAGTACTGGACATCCTGACTCGCCTGCCGGAGAGCGTGGAGAGACTCACAGGCGTCAGCATCTCCCAG TGA
- the TUBB gene encoding tubulin beta chain → MREIVHIQAGQCGNQIGAKFWEVISDEHGIDPTGTYHGDSDLQLDRISVYYNEATGGKYVPRAILVDLEPGTMDSVRSGPFGQIFRPDNFVFGQSGAGNNWAKGHYTEGAELVDSVLDVVRKEAESCDCLQGFQLTHSLGGGTGSGMGTLLISKIREEYPDRIMNTFSVVPSPKVSDTVVEPYNATLSVHQLVENTDETYCIDNEALYDICFRTLKLTTPTYGDLNHLVSATMSGVTTCLRFPGQLNADLRKLAVNMVPFPRLHFFMPGFAPLTSRGSQQYRALTVPELTQQVFDAKNMMAACDPRHGRYLTVAAVFRGRMSMKEVDEQMLNVQNKNSSYFVEWIPNNVKTAVCDIPPRGLKMAVTFIGNSTAIQELFKRISEQFTAMFRRKAFLHWYTGEGMDEMEFTEAESNMNDLVSEYQQYQDATAEEEEDFGEEAEEEA, encoded by the exons TTCTGGGAGGTAATCAGTGATGAACACGGCATCGACCCCACCGGAACCTACCACGGTGACAGCGACCTGCAGCTGGATCGCATCTCCGTGTACTACAATGAAGCTACAG GTGGCAAATATGTTCCTCGTGCTATCTTGGTGGATCTAGAACCCGGGACCATGGACTCTGTTCGCTCAGGTCCTTTTGGGCAGATATTCAGACCAGACAACTTTGTTTTTG GTCAATCTGGGGCAGGCAACAACTGGGCCAAAGGCCACTACACAGAGGGGGCTGAGCTGGTTGACTCAGTCCTGGATGTGGTAAGGAAGGAGGCGGAGAGCTGTGACTGCCTACAGGGCTTCCAGCTGACCCACTCACTGGGTGGGGGCACAGGCTCTGGAATGGGCACCTTGCTCATCAGCAAGATCCGAGAAGAGTATCCTGACCGCATCATGAACACCTTCAGTGTGGTACCCTCACCCAAAGTGTCTGACACTGTGGTCGAGCCCTACAACGCCACCCTTTCCGTCCATCAGTTGGTCGAGAACACAGATGAGACCTACTGCATTGACAACGAGGCCCTTTATGACATCTGCTTCCGCACTCTCAAGCTGACCACGCCAACCTATGGAGACCTGAACCACCTCGTCTCAGCCACCATGAGTGGTGTCACCACCTGCCTCCGCTTCCCTGGTCAACTCAATGCTGACCTCCGGAAGCTTGCCGTCAACATGGTGCCCTTCCCACGGCTCCACTTCTTCATGCCTGGCTTTGCACCTCTGACCAGCCGTGGAAGCCAGCAGTATCGGGCCCTCACTGTGCCTGAACTCACTCAGCAGGTCTTTGATGCCAAGAACATGATGGCTGCCTGTGACCCCCGCCATGGCCGTTACCTCACTGTGGCTGCTGTCTTCCGCGGTCGCATGTCCATGAAGGAGGTAGATGAGCAGATGCTCAACGTGCAGAACAAGAATAGCAGCTACTTCGTGGAGTGGATCCCCAACAATGTCAAGACAGCGGTCTGCGATATCCCACCTCGTGGCCTCAAGATGGCAGTCACCTTCATTGGAAATAGCACAGCCATCCAGGAGCTCTTCAAGCGCATATCAGAGCAGTTCACGGCCATGTTCCGGCGCAAGGCCTTCCTCCACTGGTACACAGGTGAGGGTATGGACGAGATGGAATTCACCGAAGCTGAGAGCAACATGAATGACCTTGTCTCCGAGTACCAGCAGTACCAGGATGCCACcgcagaagaggaggaggatttcGGTGAGGAGGCCGAAGAGGAGGCCTAA